A stretch of the Tachyglossus aculeatus isolate mTacAcu1 chromosome 6, mTacAcu1.pri, whole genome shotgun sequence genome encodes the following:
- the GJB1 gene encoding gap junction beta-1 protein — translation MNWTGLYTLLSGVNRHSTAIGRVWLSVIFIFRIMVLVVAAESVWGDEKSAFTCNTQQPGCNSVCYDHFFPVSHVRLWSLQLILVSTPALLVAMHVAHQQHAEKKLLRLEGRGDPLLLEEVKRHKVRISGTLWWTYVVSVAFRLLFEAVFMYVFYLLYPGYAMVRLVKCEAFPCPNTVDCFVSRPTEKTVFTVFMLAASGLCVALNVAELVYLVVRACARRARRRRGHRARGGSGGFGHRLSPESKQNEINKLLGEQDGSLKDLLRRGPGSAQAEKGDRCSAC, via the coding sequence ATGAACTGGACGGGCCTGTACACCCTCCTGAGCGGCGTCAACCGGCACTCCACGGCCATCGGGCGCGTGTGGCTGTCGGTCATCTTCATCTTCCGCATCATGGTCCTGGTGGTGGCCGCCGAGAGCGTGTGGGGGGACGAGAAGTCGGCCTTCACCTGCAACACGCAGCAGCCCGGCTGCAACAGCGTCTGCTACGACCACTTCTTCCccgtgtcccacgtgcggctgTGGTCCCTGCAGCTGATCCTGGTGTCCACGCCGGCCCTGCTGGTGGCCATGCACGTGGCCCACCAGCAGCACGCCGAGAAGAAGCTCCTGCGCCTGGAGGGCCGCGGGGACCCcctgctcctggaggaggtcaagcGGCACAAGGTGCGCATCTCCGGCACGCTGTGGTGGACCTACGTGGTCAGCGTGGCCTTCCGGCTGCTCTTCGAGGCCGTCTTCATGTACGTCTTCTACCTGCTCTACCCCGGCTACGCCATGGTCCGGCTGGTCAAGTGCGAGGCCTTCCCCTGCCCCAACACGGTGGACTGTTTCGTCTCCCGCCCCACGGAGAAGACCGTCTTCACCGTCTTCATGCTGGCCGCCTCGGGCCTGTGCGTCGCCCTCAACGTGGCCGagctggtctacctggtggtccGGGCCTGCGCCCGccgggcccgccgccgccgcggccacCGGGCCCGCGGGGGCTCGGGGGGCTTCGGCCACCGCCTCTCGCCCGAGTCCAAGCAGAATGAGATCAACAAGCTCCTGGGGGAGCAGGACGGCTCTCTCAAGGACCTCCTACGCCGCGGGCCGGGCTCGGCCCAGGCCGAGAAGGGCGACCGCTGTTCCGCCTGCTGA